GGCCAGAAACAATGCTGATGACGATCTTAATAAGTGCGAGCCTCGGGATCTGCCGGGTACTCACTCATGATTTTCTCATTCATGCACTCTGTTGTTCTTTAAGATAAATCCTAGCTTTTAATTTCTTCTCCGAAGCATTTCGACTCCATGACACACTCATGCGTAGTAAGGAATTACTGCCTACTCGGTGTTTTGCTGATGTCCTCTGCAGGGAAGGCCAGGCCGTGGGGAGAAACAGTGTTACTTCTTCAGCATGAAGGATCGCAAGAAGCCGACGGGGCTGCGGACCAATCGAGCCACGGATTCCGGCTACTGGAAGGCCACCGGGAAAGACAAAGAGATCTTTCGCCGTGGAGTGTCGGTTGGCATGAAAAAGACCTTGGTGTTCTACAAAGGACGGGCTCCCAGGGGTGAGAAGACCAACTGGGTGATGCACGAATATAGTCTCCAAAGCGAGTTCCCCCACCGATCTACAAAGGTCACTAGGCAATCAACGCACCACCACATCGCAACGGTCTCATGTTCCTCGTGAGTCGACTAACTGGTATCTTCTTCGCAGGATGAAAGGGTGGTGTATGGGGTGTTCAGGAAGAGCTGCACCGGCAACACGTATGCATCCACTGATGGAATCCGCATGCACCGGGACTGCCCCACTCAACGAGCTAGGAGGCCTGGGCGCATCCATCTTAAACGATCTCATTAACACCTCAAACTCTCATTACGCTTCGCAAGCTAATGATCAGATCCACATCAATCACAAGGCGGATTTGTCCACGAATTGGTTCTTGTCCGGATCAGAGGCCACCAGCCAACCTTTGCTCCCATGCTTTTCGGGGATCATAGGCTCTGCGGCGTTCTCACCAAGCCCAGCTATTCCGAGGACTTTGCCGCTGATCAATGGCAATCATCCGCGACGGGTAGCTGATTTGAACTCTTCTGCAGAGGGTACTTCATTAGGAATCGAATCCAAGTTGAGCTTCCCTGCCTCTTCCAACGAAGTGGCGGAGGGTTCACAAGAACCAGAACCAATTTGGCAAGGAATTGTTTGAAGAAAAACTATATTAACCATCAAGATTCAAGAGCCCCTTGACATAAGATTGGTTGGAGTCACTGGCAGGAAACAAGTGTAAAAAAATGTGCCACTCTCGAAGAACCAAAGCTACTGTAACCTCATTTCCCTTTTCTAATAGCTCATGTATGCGGTAGTGGTTTCAAGGTGCAAGTGTGGCAATCGTAGTTACCCGCTTCGCAATTGGTATATCGATGGCAACGTAAGCTCGAAGCTGGCATCGATCTGTGCATCGTTTATGGCGTCTAAGTTCGACTCAAATGTAGTTTCTGCTCTCAGTCAACGTACACATAGATATTGTATTTTGCATACAAATAATAAAGGAGGGGAAAAAAAGGAGGTTGGACAGAAGAAGTTGAACACGTAATCAAAGCCAGCTTGAATATCCCGAAGTCGCTAATTTATGGGGGGAAGAAATGTGACTGTCGGATGCATCCGATACGAGATCAATCGAACTAATCGATATATTACAGCAGCAATCCATGATCAAGAAGAGTAGTATGAAATTTGAGTCCGGAAGGGCAGCGACCGGCACCCAGAAATGAGACGAAGAAAAACGAGGTTTGTCTAACTATATATGAGCTTTCAAGCCGATTACATAACGCAACTGTGGTCAGCTTCAACTCAGAGCTGAAATGCTAAACCTACACAGCTAGTTACGCGACCATTGGTGTCAAGGGAGCCAAACCTTAGGCACGATCGAGGTCAATCATAGTTATCCCGGAACAAGTCTTGATCATGTTTAACACCTTACGATCGTACGGTTTAGGTGCCTCCTCCTTGGACGAAACACCGGCGCGCAGCACAGCTGGGGAGGGAGTCAAAACCCTTGGGCTCAAGATGAACATGCCGTACAGGCCAGCTACGTGCGACGTGGTAATAATAGTCGTACTGGTAGTACACGGCCTGACTGGGAGGGAAAAGCTCATTTGGACGTACTGGTTTTCCCCTAAATTTGCATGCATTTAGACGTGTGCCTGATGCTCTCTTGGCGACACAAGGATGCCTCGGCCGAACACGGGAGGTTCCAGAATGCTCAGGTGATTGGATTCGGTGCGACCCACGGCTGGGAACCAATGAATGAGAGAGGTGGCCATCTCGTGCTTCATCTCAGCCGCAGTTGATTCGTCGTAGGGAGTATATAATAAAGGGGAAGACAATTTTGATGGAGATCGATGGATCCATCAATCTCGGAACATAAAAGGATCTCATCGCAAGTGGAGTTCATTGAAAACAAAGAACTTGGCGGATGAATCGACCATTTACGGtaaattgaaaacaacatggtatCGGGGGACATCCATCGCATGTTTCATGTCTATTCCAATACATCCGTTTGCCTTTAAGAGAATCCTTAGGATATGAATCTTGGTACCTTAATTTGATTTCTCCTGTTAACAGATCATGGACAAGGAAATGCACCGAGGTTTTACGTCGTCGGTGCATTCCCCCTTGGGCGACACACGCTACATGCCTAATATTCCTCTTCTTTATTGGACAGACATGACAAAGTTTGCTTTCTCCTCTTTAAAGGCCCGAGAGGGAGGGGAGGTTCTTTTGGGGTCCTACGTATTATTGTGAACTTATGCAGCGCGAGGAACAACGATGATTTCGCTTCTAATAGAGCCACTCGATGAATAATTTAAGATGGACACCACCATGTCCTCAAAGAAATAGGCCTCCGATTTGGTTCGCACAATGGACAGAATCGGATCTACCAACTCAATTACGTTCACAGAAAAGCTTAATAGTAACCCTCCCCTACTGGGAAGAGAAATAATAATactaacaaaaataataataataaaacaagaaAAACAGATAGTAGAGAGACTCACAAGCTCTTGTTGGTTTTGTTAGTAATATTTGTAATTGTTTCGATTTTTCCCTTCGCTCTCGGCACGATTCACGTGAAACACGGAGCAACGAGCTCTTGTAATGATTATAATTCGTCTGGAGTCAACAAGGAGGCTGCAGGATAACTCCCATCATTTTCCAGTGCATGCATCCTTGGGGATTTAGCCGCTCTCGTCCAACTCATCCATTATTATAGGTCACGTATGACGTCACCCGCGTCGCGACGGAGCTCAACTGCGCGTGAGGTAGAACGGGACGGACGTCACGCCGGATCCTACATCCACCGTCCATTCCCTGGAAGCCCAAGCTGAGCCGTCCATGTTTCCCATCAGAAAACCGCTTGCTACGCACCGTAGGGCGCCCACGGTCCCCGAAACCGGACTGGGGCTGCCTGTTCCGGAATTCCACCCCCCCCACCCCTAACACAACGTCGAGGCGAGCTCTCCGTGCGGACGACCGCACCCGAAGCGTGGAGCCGTCCACAAGTCTCCTCCGCAAGATGTGGGGACGTGGGCTCACCGTTAAGCGTGGCCGCCACACGCCATCTCCGTTTCATCTCCTCCGCCACCGCCCCCGGGTCATCGAATCTCTCCCCCTCACCTGAAATACCCGAGATGCCCCTGTCAACATCATCAGTTTGCGGTGTGGTAAGATACGTAAATCTTGGCCGAGGGAAGGGGTTTTGGTGAACGTGAGCAAAGTGCCATGTTGCTTGTGGGAGGAAACCGCTTATCGTTTCCAGTGCTTCAGAAACCGCAGCAGCACCACCCCACTTTCCGAGCTTTATATAGCTCCCCTCCCTCCTCCGCCATCCTCGCTCCTCCACCCCCCGCCCCGTCTCCATCCTCTTCCATTGACTTGTATCACTCCATCGCATTCGGTGCTTTTTTATGTTCTGTTTTCTGTTCTACTTCTTCTGGTGTTTCTGCTAGCCGGCTGTAGTCTAGTTCTAGTTGCCTGTTGAGAAGAGATTGCGGTAGCATACGAGTTGTCAGCGCAAGATGCGGATGAGCTGCAATGGATGTCGAGTCCTGCGGAAAGGCTGCAGCGACGGGTGCACCATCCGCCCCTGCCTGCAGTGGATCAAGAGCCCCGAAGCGCAGGCCAACGCCACCGTCTTCCTTGCCAAGTTCTACGGCCGCGCAGGACTCGCCAACCTTATCGACGCTGGCCCCGAGCACCTCCGCCCTGGTATATATTTCTTTGTTTCTTatatcatgatgatgattgaactCCAGTAAAGGATGGGAATTCATAGGGTTATGCTTGTGTTCCTCTCACAGCTATATTCCAGTCGCTGTTGTACGAGGCCTGTGGGCGGATCGTGAACCCGATATATGGTTCTGTGGGCTTACTCTGGTCCGGCAGCTGGCAGCTCTGCCAGGCGGCCGTTGAGGCGGTGCTCAAGGGGGCGCCCGTCACCCAGATCTCCTCTGattccgctgccgctgccgctgctgttCCGGCGTTCAAGGCCTACGACATCCGCCACGTGGCCAAGAAGTCCGACGCCGCTGCCGTTCCAGGAGGTCTCCACAGTGTCGCGGCCAGATCCCGCACCCGGTTCAAGCGCTCAGCCGTCGGGCCAGCTGCTCTGTCTGCGGGGGGGCTTGCCGTCTCGGAGCCGGGGTTCTTCCGCCGGGCGGAGAGCCATGATTCGGAGGAGAGCCGCGAGAACGGGAGCGCGTTCTCGGGGGAGACGGCGGAGCGGTCGCACGTGAGCCAGGGGGAGCCGGACGCGGAACCCGCCGACGTGGGGCTCGATCTGAGGCTGGGGCTGGAGCCGGAAAACCGGAACGGGGGAGGAGTCGCAGGGGGCGAGCCGGCTGTAGTACCGCAGATGGAGAGGCGGAAAGCATGGGCGGCAGACGCGTGCCGAGTGGAGTTGGGCCTCAGCTTGGTTGCGTGAAGCGAGCGAGCTCGCGTTTGGACCCGTGCTCTTGACCATGTGCCGCTCGCAGCAGCAGCGAGGCACCATCAGTTTGACGGTGGCAATGGCTCTGCGATTGTCTCTTCTGCCGTTGTTTCCATGCGTCGTGTACTATACATGCGTACTATCTATATAAGACATGCCCATTTTTCATCTGCGTGTTACGGTTCGTCCCTACATAGTTTCTAATGCGAACTGGCGGTTTGTGTGATCAACAGGAGAACTGCTGATGGCAAACGTGCTCGCCGTTGCTTGCGGATGCAATTGGTCTTTTGCTAAAATTCTAAACCTCTCACTCGCTCTCTCCAGCTCACCTCCAGTGCGCAAGTAACATCATGTATGGTAAGAAGAGAACGCTCGGATGCACGCATGTAGTCTCCGTCCACCGCCCTTGTGTTCGCGGTTGCTTATTCCACGATATGGATCGAAAGGATGAAACTGGCGACATATCTGTAATAGCTCAGCATCTGCAGTTGGACGCTAGTAATTAATCCAGTAGATTTCATGCGATATCGTTTGTGTGAGAATATACGGTGAAGGTCTGTCTATATTTGTTACCTTTAAAGAGGGAATGTATCATCTAATTCATGGTTACATCTCGCAGCAGCAGTTCGCACTTCATGCAGGAAATATATAGTTAAAGCCAATATAATGGAAGACTTCACGGAATTGGTGAATACAATGCAAACTTGTAGAATCAAACAGAGGCGCTGTGACTTGTATTAATGGTGAGATACGTAGAAGCAGGAGGATGGAGAAGGGCGGCCGAGGCTAAGATCTAGCAagtatcttttttcttttcttcgagGCAGCGGCTTCGAGGGTTCACTGCAATTAGCAAATTAAGCTTCCcgaagaggaagaggataagAGAGAGACCGTATTCCATTACAAAGGAGCAACAGTGAGGGCAAGGCAGATGGAAACCGTGATAAAAATCCCTGTCACGATTaattagaataagaaaagagagACAGAGGGTGTGGTGTCAGATGTCAGCAGGCACGCTTGGTGCTGATGGTCGAGTGCAGAAGAAAATTAGGAATATAACAATACAAAATGGCAAGTGCTATCGTAATCATCATTGCCAAGTTGgtgatgatttttattttttctcctgAGCAGGAGAAGCATACTTTTTATGATTCAGCTTAATCGGACAGTATATCTGCAGGTAATTCTTGCATTTTGGTTGATGAGTGCTCCCATTTTTTACTTTTCTCCTGCTGCTGCTCTCTCCATTTGTGAAGGTAATATGGAGCGGTGGATGCCTTGTTTAATTACAAGTACCGACGATAGAAAAAGAAACCCACCACCATCCATCTAATTTTATACAGATTGGagtagacacacacacacatcatcgGTGACGCAGAGTCAGGATCAAAGGTTTAGATTATTCGCATGTGGGTGGGATCCGCCGCACTCTCAAGTTCTTGCTTAATCAATCAAGCAAACGCTCTTCCAGAGATCTCTAGTAAGAAAGAGACTTGGGAGTAGGAGAGAGTCGctgtcgccgtcgccgtcgccgtcgccgtcgccgctcCGCGCCTACGCGGATGCACCTCAAGTATTTTCTAATAACCAGGCGCGTGGCTGACACAAGCCTCCTCGGCCTACAGCATCCGGTGgctcaaatctctctctctctctcgttctcccGTCTTTATCGTCGTGGGCACTTGGATTTTATCTCGTCAAAGGTTGGACGAAGGAAACCGTGTTTGGAGCAGACAATTTCTGGAGATCAGTAGTCTCGTGGTCTGCCCCATCTGTGATGTGGCTGCAATAGCGGTATTTCATGGAACAAACATATTTAAGAGGCAAAAACATAATTTGCAATCTCCATGTCCAATCTTACATGCACACTATTCTTACTCTAATATTCATGGTGACGAGGAGATGAATACGTCTGTTCATATCGCTCTACTACAAAATTAAGATGGAAGCAAGTCAGGATTTTTGGGGGAAGAAAAGGAAAACGAGTTGAACAAGTCAATTAATCGGTGGATTCAGCTAGGAAGCAGACCCCCATGATCACGTCTTCTGCCCTGCAACTTCTGAAGATAGTCAACTTTGACCCGAGAATTCAACCTACCTATTTATGTCTATAATTTTCAGCTAATAGGAAATGACAAGGCGATGTTTCAAATGTTCTTTTGAGGTATATCGATCGTCAAATTTGTTGAGTATTTATGCCTCAATGCATGGCAAAATGATgctctttcttattcttccggGATTTCTATATCAACGATTCGTTCGCTTGATGCTATTTGTATCCCCCAGTGGGCCATTAGTTGAAGTGCATCCCAGTCTTAAGAAAGACAGAGGAGCTACTAACCTTCTCCGACGCAAAATTGTTCTGCCGTACGCTCGTATATCTATATCTCCGACTGCAGTCGAGTCATGGTTTGGGTAGCAAAACCTAGGGCGGAATTATCCGCTATCtctacccctcccccccccccccctcacacTTGAGCTTCGTGCATACTCAATAATATATAGCACTCGTAAACCTAAGCAATGACGTAATCACAACATTATCTTAATCCTTGGATTCGCTGGAATCTGTGAGATCTGTCCAACGACTACTGCTGCAAATAAGATTTCTAAGTACCAGGAGGCCGTGCAAGTCCAACAATCAAGCCAAAGACCTACTCGCCTTCACTTGTTTAATAAAAGGGCGCGTGGTGGCCACTCGACCCTTTCGACACGGCGAATGCTATATTTCATGAGTCGAATAAAGAAAACAAAGATTAACGTGGGGTTGATTCTTTAGCAGATTAAGGTAGTACGATAGCTAGTTATTGCTGGACGTGGTGTTCTAAGTATGGCTGCATAAAAAGGTCGCACTAGTTAGTAACTCTTATAGTTTCTCCCATGCTTTAATTTGCTAGCACACAACCCTAATTCTTGATTTTGTTTTTGGCTTGTTTGATGTCGTGAAAACAAAAGAGCTTCAAACACACCCCTCGTGTCATAAATGGGCCTAATAAAACGGGCCCGAAACTTGGGCCCATATCAACGTACTTCACCACAATTTTTGAGTTGTTGGGCCGTGCTCTATTAATCAACTAACCGACTGTTAAAGAAATGGTGAATAGAAAGATTAAGAAACATGCCATTTTgaaataaattcaaaaaaaaaaaaaagacaagaatCATTGTCCTAAGATGTATTTCCCCACTTTCATGCAGACCTCATCGAAAAAATCTTCAACTCGTTTGTTTGTGGCCATGAGATGTTGCAGcataaataaattaaaggaaaaaACATAAGATGAAAATTATTGAAAGAACACTCACTATAAATCACGTAGAGGAAAACTAGATTTTTGTCTCTCATCTTTGGATGCGAGTAATGGAAACACTTTTATAGTCTTTTTATGTACAAAATATAGGAAAGATACAATACTCTCGTCTGACCTTCGTGTCTCGAGCATAACGATAATAATATTCCGTAGGTCTCCCGTctacaataaataaaaaagaaagaccCCTGACCTTGTCGAGCCacacatcatcgtcatcatcatcatcatgcgaaCTCACGAAGAAGCCGCGGTCGATCTGTGCATAGAATAATTGCACTACTTGGTTGTTGGAACGAAGCCTCCTTGTAGTTTCCCTGCTGCGGATCACTTGTTTAATTGCTAATGTTTTGTCTCTATTTGCTGGAGATGATCGGAAGTCTCCGGGAACATTCTCAGCACTACCTCTTTATTGGTATAACGAGTAAGAATACATAGAGAAACTACCATCTTTCTTTTATTTAAGCAACTCGGACTTCCCTCGAACGAGGACGAgtcttttatctctctctctctctctctctctctctctctctgaaagccTCGGGTTTGGAGTCTTGGCTGCCAAATCTGTTTTCGACAAAAGGCATTCCATCTTTTCGATCTCATTTTTCTCGTCGATGACATACGTAGCGTTTGTTTGACTGTGGAGGTAAGAACCCATGCATGCCATGCCGACTTCAAAGTTGACGCGCGGTGGATAATAAATCTAATGCTCTGAGTTGCCATGTTTGACGCTCACCACAAATTTTGACTCCACTTACCTTTTTCTTAAACAATCTGTGTTTGTTTgggtcaaaaataataataataataataataatgtctggCTACATATTGAGCAGCATAATAATAAATGCATTTAGACGACATTTAGATTGAGAAATGCAAGGCAGATGAGAAATAATGGGCCATGAGACGACTAAGAAACCCTCTCACAGTTACCCAAAAACcccaatatataataaatatgtcGCAAATACCAAATCTTGTGTTAGAATATGGTTTACAACTCGAAGATTACACCAAATTGAATGCAGAAAGAACACAACCACCGGACTCAAATGGGGTGGGAGAACAGCGCGTCATGTCACGCTCGATTTAATTCCTCGGTCACCGGCACGGCGTTCAGATCGAGCGACTCCCTCGGGATCCCGCTCTCCACCACCGCTTCAACCTCCTCCTCCGATACAGCCGCAACCATCCCCCTCCGTGCGGCATTCTCGACGGCGCCCGACTCCTGGAAGTCCTCTCTCTCGAACGCCGGCTGCCACCGCCGCGCCGTCTGCGTCACCCTCTCCGCCTTGGCTTCGCCGCCGACGCCCTCACGACCAGCAGCACCACCCCTCGTCGCAACGAAGAATCTGGCGGCCTCCCGCATCCGCTGGAGGATGGCGAAGAACTCCTCGACCTCGTCGTCGGTCACCTGAGCCTCCTCGGCCCTGCACCGTCGTGtccacctctcctcctcggcgccgTCGCCACCCGGCCTCTTCTTGGCCGCCGTCGTCGCCATAAGATAGGACGAAGGATTAATTctcctcctctctgtttctctcccTCGTGTCTTCAGCGAGACGATGAAAAGAATCCGCAGGTAAAAACGATGAATGGACAACATATATATAATAGAAGGAGGGGGAGGGCAGACTACAAAAGCGACAGTGGTGAGTCTTGGGTAATATGACCGGGGCCGATGACGAATGAAAAGTGTCGTCATCGGGGGAGGAGGGGATAGCTTCGCCTCCACATGGAATGACGGAAGAAAGAAACCTGTTTTGGACATCAAGAGATAACATCAACAACAAAAAAATGTGAGCCCACGAAGCTAGAAATCCAATCTTGATGAAATGTGAGCCCACGAAGCCCGAAACCCAATATCGAATGGTTGAGCCTATTATTCTCATTCAAACATAGACGGTTCAGCTTAACCCAACATATgggtcacctttttttttttttttttttaagcattctatGTCGATCAAAAATTACTTTTGCATTCATTAATTgctttttatcatattttaaaataggTATGCATTATGGATgacaaattttgtttgttttATTAGGAAATCACAAATATAGTTAAAGGGTTTAACATATTTCTTCTCGTCTCTTGCATCATACGATTTAGTCTATAGTAAATCGATTATCGGTCAATTAAATTAGATCTTGAATATGATTATCGGTCAATGATATCGTCCGATGATGCATTTGTAGATTAGATAAAGATTTTGTATAACAATAATTACGATCTTATCTTTATAATATGTCCAATTCCTCCCAATGGTCTAAACATATAGCTAGAGGAGTCATGGATCCATGACATGTGGCTTTTCCCGTTTCCCTTCCCTGCTGTTATTTCTAACGATGGACATCTGCAACATCAGAATCAAAGGAAAAGTAAAGGTAGTATTAGTGGAGCTTCACACCAACATTCCTTTCCACATTACATGACTACTGAGTGATTCGATCCCAACCATACGAACGCAGCACTTTCAATATTTTATGGAACCCTGCGTGCTCATCCATCCTTTTTCTTTTACCCTCCAAAGCTAATTTGTTTGGATTTGATACCAAACCGTGCACTGCCAATAAATAAAACATATTACCTGAAACTATGGCTGATGTCCTTCCTTCAACATCTTTTTAAGGATGCGAGGTGCCCTGTTATGGGCTTAACTGGACTTGCAACACATGTTCGAGACCTGATAACACAAGCGTCATCTCTCTGGACGGCAAAGCAAGAACGCGATTCCTTCCTttattatctatctatctatctatctatctatctatctatctatctatctatctatctatctatctatcctcaAGGCATCTTATCATCGCTCACCTAGTATGATGATGACACGATGGAGACCAGTCGTGAGGAGCATTTATTATTATGTCCACCACAGCATTAGGTAGTTGTTCTTCACGGCAGCACGCTTAATTGGTCGTCGGCCGTGTTTAATATTGTCATCGGCCGGTCGCAGCAAGCAAGCGAGCGAGCAAAGATACACACGTACGTGTCCAATAGTGTTCATGTTTCGGTGAGGAATTTAGAGAAGACGGCCAAAGAGCCATTCCAccaaaaagataaaaagagacGAGGAATCCAAGTCACTACTGCGTGCTGTCTCCCTCTACCTTGCGGAGACACCAAATCGGCTTTTGGATGGCTACAAGGGATGAGGAATCAATCCCAAGGGCGTGCCATTCTATATTTTGCTATACTCAAAGAAAGGAGGCACACCATGCAAGCATATATAGTGattttttctattattattattattattatttatgggACTTTATAGATAGGGCAAGCCGCATGCACTGTGATGTCATTACATGAGATTGCTTTTTGTTGTTTCAGAGTACATGATAAGCTCAAGTTGGCTGGGCGATGCACTAAAAAATGGCAGAAGAGGTAGATAGATGAGATCCAAACAAACGCCCATCAATCAATCATCGAGTCGTGGAAGGTGGGAGGGATTCATGCATGCGTGTGTACCGCGTGGCACAAAACCTTGGTATCATCATCCTCTCATTTCTTTTTGCTGCTCGCACAAGCACAAGCAGCCGAACCATGACGAAAGCTTTTGCGATTTCTTAGACTAGTCGAAATCAACGCAGCTTCATACCACTGTCGTGGAACACACAGAGAGGAGTCGAGGCGAGCCTACCGCCGTCTTTTCCCTTGTAATTAACTCATATAGTGAGTGAGTGGTCGGTCAGGTGCTATCTCTCTTTAATCCCTTGGAAATTTGAATCTTGCATTGGCTGCCATGCATTTGCTTTAGTTCCTTTTACACTATTTAATCAATTAATTAGTAGGCGTCATTTAGATGATTTTATTGGCTTGTGGGGTCGAAATGAGAGCGGTAGAATAGTAGAGAACGAATgaattaattattaattacttAAAGAAATCGATGATCGCTAATATAATATAGTATTCTTTCGTTTCAGCCTTATGGCAAATATTTGTTGTTATTACAAGTGTCAGTATAATACGACACAATCGTGGACTCCGAATGACGTATGCTAccgaaaataaatattaatattattacaaTAAAGGCATTAATATAGTGTGACAAAGAGTGTTTTTAGCAAATATATATATCTAGAAAATACGTAGGAGAAGAAATAACGGAAAAGAAAGGGTGGTGGTGTCATCGAAGTACGACCATCATCATCACCGGCGGTTTGGTTTCCCAAAAGCCAAGAGAGCTCGACCCCCAACCCAACCCAACTCAACCCAGCCAATTTGGAAACATGCATGTCGCTTTAAACAAGATTAAAGATTAAAGAGGGAATCCCATCGGTAGTTATTTATTTGTttgatatactttttttttctcttctaatataataaaaaaaataaaaattacgaaAAATTTGAAAATATTCCTGCGATGATAGTCCTATATACCATGTTCGTCTCGTGTATCATGAAAGGTTTTGTTTTGCTCGATTTCTTCCTTAATATATAGCACAATCAACGCGAAAGGTCAGATCATTCGTTTAGATATAAaagaaactaaaattttaattaagaGATTAAAGAAACAATGGGCGAGATTCTAATTCGTGTCATGCAatcttcatgaaaaaaaaaaaaactttttttctaTCTCATTTGATTCTCGAATAACACCCGGATCCACTGGCTCATGACCTTGTGCATCGACCTAGTTCGTCATCTCTAAGGCCACACTCAAAAATCTAAGAGGCATGAGGATatgatcttaaaaaaaaataaaaaaaacctaaATTTCGATAAAACCTTTTGTAGAGTGAGAGGGTTCACTTCTGATCTACTCAATACAAATACCCAGACAAATCCATATAATATATATTGCACCCCAACGAAGACAAAATCTACTCGACCTAAGGCATGAGAGATATAGGATGAATGGTGACACGTGACCACGTTTTACGTTTTCGTATTCACCTCAACTCCTTTATATTgacatcatcattttttttttcttttgcgccCTAGGTAAACACCAACTCATGTCAATTATGGTTTTTTTCTTTTGCGCCCTACGTGAATACCAACTCATGTCAATTGTGGTAGTGTGCTCTCTTAAGTGAAGAATTGGGTGATAGGGAATATTTCAATATCACCCTATAACTATAATCAATAGTTATATTGGAATCAATGTGGCATCTCAGAGTCGACATAGCAAACACGCTCGATACGACCTCAAAGTGACACAGCGGACTCGAGAACGATGCACAATCATGCCTAAGACCGTACAAAGCAGCCCCGTGTAGCGTGGAACCAGAACAGTCAATCCGTGTCGTCCGACGTAGATGAACCAGTCGCTTGGATTTTTGATAGTCATTAACAACCTATGTATCAATCCCCTAGTCAACGTCAAGGGGTAAATCTCGAGCACTCAACGCTACTATCAAAAACTGATTTAAGCTTCGGATGAGACGAACCAAGAATCCCCCTCCTAGTATCGACCTGTTGTGCAGGGACCTAGTGTCGAAAGTAATCCCAGCTTCCCCTTAGGGCCGACCTAGGAGACACCCACTACTGCTCTAACCTTACCCTCATCTCTACCTCGGAATGCTTATGTGGATGCCCTAGCACGAT
This genomic stretch from Musa acuminata AAA Group cultivar baxijiao chromosome BXJ3-9, Cavendish_Baxijiao_AAA, whole genome shotgun sequence harbors:
- the LOC135648505 gene encoding LOB domain-containing protein 40-like; its protein translation is MRMSCNGCRVLRKGCSDGCTIRPCLQWIKSPEAQANATVFLAKFYGRAGLANLIDAGPEHLRPAIFQSLLYEACGRIVNPIYGSVGLLWSGSWQLCQAAVEAVLKGAPVTQISSDSAAAAAAVPAFKAYDIRHVAKKSDAAAVPGGLHSVAARSRTRFKRSAVGPAALSAGGLAVSEPGFFRRAESHDSEESRENGSAFSGETAERSHVSQGEPDAEPADVGLDLRLGLEPENRNGGGVAGGEPAVVPQMERRKAWAADACRVELGLSLVA
- the LOC135649966 gene encoding protein NEGATIVE REGULATOR OF RESISTANCE-like, whose translation is MATTAAKKRPGGDGAEEERWTRRCRAEEAQVTDDEVEEFFAILQRMREAARFFVATRGGAAGREGVGGEAKAERVTQTARRWQPAFEREDFQESGAVENAARRGMVAAVSEEEVEAVVESGIPRESLDLNAVPVTEELNRA